In one Brevibacillus composti genomic region, the following are encoded:
- a CDS encoding isoprenylcysteine carboxyl methyltransferase family protein encodes MSFFFTVCAAVATQRVSELWLANRNGRYIRSRGGYEVGAGHYKYIVLLHVCFFLSLLLEGMRTGGEPAPWWMATFSLFLLAQLFRYWCILSLGRRWNTRIYVLPDAPLVRRGPYRFVRHPNYWIVTTELLVLPLTFSAYFTAAFFTLCNLWLLLRVRIPAEERALRDQP; translated from the coding sequence ATGTCCTTCTTTTTCACTGTCTGCGCGGCTGTCGCCACCCAGCGCGTCTCGGAGCTGTGGCTGGCGAACCGGAATGGCCGCTATATACGCTCCCGGGGGGGCTATGAGGTCGGAGCCGGTCATTACAAATACATCGTGCTGCTCCACGTCTGCTTTTTTCTCTCTCTGCTTCTCGAGGGGATGCGGACAGGCGGTGAACCCGCCCCCTGGTGGATGGCGACCTTCTCGCTTTTTCTGCTGGCTCAGCTGTTTCGCTATTGGTGCATCCTCTCGCTCGGCAGGCGCTGGAATACGCGCATCTATGTATTGCCTGACGCCCCTTTGGTGAGACGAGGGCCCTACCGCTTCGTCCGCCACCCTAACTACTGGATTGTGACCACGGAGCTGCTCGTTTTGCCGCTCACCTTTTCTGCCTATTTCACCGCCGCGTTTTTTACCCTGTGCAATTTGTGGCTGCTGCTTCGGGTGCGTATTCCCGCCGAAGAACGGGCCTTGCGCGATCAGCCATAA
- a CDS encoding type III polyketide synthase — MPRIVSVATAVPAHELAQEASMAMARHFFQDAFPDINRLLTVFSHSQIRKRHFCMPADWFFEEHGFAEKNRLYVEHAEALGAEAAVRCLERGGSSPSDIDCLLFVSSTGLSTPSIDARLLNRLGMRPDIARIPLWGLGCAGGAMGLARASEYVRAYPEKRALLVCVELCGLTFIRNDRSKSNLIATCLFGDGAAAALIEGDAVPRGHRAQTHLSIARSESRTWPDTLDVMGWELTDDGLKVIFSRDIPQLISASLRENIDRFLAKADAPLSEVSRFLFHPGGAKVLAAYQKALELSEGATRFSADILREYGNMSSPTVLFVLEKSLEHPWRAGEKGLLAALGPGFSSELLLLEAR, encoded by the coding sequence ATGCCGCGCATTGTATCCGTAGCGACAGCCGTACCCGCTCATGAACTGGCGCAAGAAGCCTCCATGGCGATGGCCCGCCATTTTTTTCAGGATGCCTTTCCTGACATCAACCGTCTGTTGACCGTTTTTTCTCACAGCCAGATCCGCAAGCGTCATTTTTGCATGCCCGCGGACTGGTTTTTCGAGGAACATGGGTTTGCCGAGAAAAACCGCCTGTATGTCGAGCATGCTGAAGCCTTGGGGGCGGAGGCGGCTGTTCGCTGTCTCGAACGCGGCGGATCCTCCCCCTCCGATATCGATTGTCTGCTGTTTGTCTCCAGTACCGGACTCTCCACCCCCAGCATCGATGCCCGCCTCCTCAACCGTCTCGGGATGCGTCCGGATATCGCCCGCATCCCGCTGTGGGGACTCGGCTGCGCGGGCGGCGCGATGGGGCTGGCCCGGGCGAGCGAGTACGTCCGGGCCTATCCCGAGAAGCGGGCCCTGCTGGTCTGCGTGGAATTATGCGGCTTGACCTTCATCCGCAATGACCGATCCAAAAGCAATCTGATCGCCACCTGTCTATTCGGTGACGGAGCTGCCGCCGCGCTCATCGAAGGCGATGCCGTCCCCCGGGGGCATCGCGCTCAGACACACCTGTCGATTGCGCGATCGGAATCGAGAACCTGGCCGGACACGCTGGATGTGATGGGCTGGGAATTGACAGATGACGGTCTGAAGGTCATCTTTTCCCGGGACATCCCCCAGCTCATCAGCGCTTCCCTGCGCGAAAACATCGACCGCTTTCTCGCCAAGGCCGATGCTCCCCTGTCGGAGGTGAGCCGGTTTCTCTTCCATCCCGGCGGGGCCAAGGTGCTCGCCGCCTATCAAAAGGCGCTGGAGCTGTCCGAAGGAGCGACCCGCTTCTCTGCGGATATCCTCCGTGAATACGGCAACATGTCTTCTCCCACCGTCTTGTTCGTCTTGGAAAAAAGTCTGGAGCATCCCTGGAGGGCCGGGGAAAAGGGGCTGCTGGCTGCGCTCGGCCCCGGTTTCAGCTCCGAATTGCTCTTGCTGGAAGCGAGGTGA
- a CDS encoding MDR family MFS transporter — translation MLWLHTIISRYDTTIWIRVIGTILTTFAGFMLRPFLAFYLYDRMDGNLLIAAMITSLQPLTSIISSLYAGGLADRYGRKPLMVAALLIESISMAGYIWAESLLAFASLTILNGIGASLFWPAASAQVTDVVPEEKRSEVFALLHTALNLGAAAGPLIGVTLYKINPAIAFGICSAALFIYCLLILWKVPETLPIEKRQNGRPTEDGKTRTAEPKLRIREHQTLLWMTLAAIPVSLLYSQVEIILPQHLRTRFDDFLTVFATLLTINGILVVCCQIAIAKFAERFSPGRVILLAYLLLGCVGFGYGWAPAFWLLVVSEAIFTIGEMLYGPQIQKAISVMAPEEFRGRYFSVFGANWGVTGTLGPSTGAVAFRNIGGAYWFSIIGVLLIIAGLFQYRLVNKATRQAQAASAEPEPISPAVS, via the coding sequence ATGCTTTGGCTGCACACGATCATCTCTCGCTACGACACGACGATCTGGATCCGTGTCATCGGTACCATCCTGACGACTTTTGCCGGCTTTATGCTGCGCCCGTTTCTCGCGTTTTACCTGTATGACCGCATGGATGGCAACCTGTTGATTGCAGCCATGATTACCAGTCTTCAGCCTCTCACCAGCATCATCTCCAGCCTCTACGCCGGAGGACTTGCCGACCGTTACGGTCGGAAGCCCCTGATGGTAGCCGCTCTCCTCATCGAATCCATCTCCATGGCCGGATACATCTGGGCGGAATCCCTGCTGGCCTTTGCCTCTCTGACGATTCTGAACGGAATTGGCGCCTCGCTGTTCTGGCCCGCAGCCAGCGCGCAAGTGACGGACGTCGTGCCGGAAGAAAAGCGAAGCGAGGTCTTCGCCCTGCTGCATACCGCTTTAAATCTGGGGGCGGCTGCAGGTCCGCTCATCGGCGTTACCCTGTATAAGATTAATCCGGCGATCGCGTTCGGGATCTGCTCCGCCGCTCTCTTTATCTACTGCCTGCTGATCTTGTGGAAGGTACCCGAGACGCTTCCCATAGAAAAGCGGCAAAATGGGAGACCGACCGAGGACGGCAAAACAAGGACGGCCGAGCCGAAGCTGCGCATACGCGAGCATCAGACGCTTCTGTGGATGACGCTGGCGGCTATCCCGGTGTCGCTTTTGTACTCGCAGGTGGAAATCATTTTGCCGCAGCATTTGCGCACCCGATTTGACGACTTTTTAACCGTCTTTGCCACGCTGCTGACGATCAACGGGATTCTGGTCGTCTGCTGTCAGATCGCCATCGCCAAATTCGCGGAGCGCTTTTCTCCCGGCCGCGTCATACTGCTGGCCTACCTGCTTCTCGGCTGTGTCGGTTTTGGCTACGGCTGGGCGCCGGCATTCTGGCTCCTGGTGGTATCGGAAGCCATCTTCACCATTGGCGAAATGCTGTACGGCCCCCAAATTCAAAAAGCGATCTCGGTAATGGCTCCAGAAGAGTTTCGCGGTCGCTACTTCTCCGTTTTTGGCGCCAACTGGGGAGTCACCGGAACGCTTGGCCCCTCTACGGGTGCGGTCGCCTTTCGCAACATTGGCGGTGCCTACTGGTTTTCCATCATCGGCGTCCTGCTGATCATCGCCGGCCTCTTCCAGTACCGCCTGGTAAACAAGGCTACCAGGCAGGCGCAAGCCGCTTCTGCCGAGCCGGAACCTATTTCGCCTGCTGTCTCCTGA
- a CDS encoding GGDEF domain-containing protein produces the protein MISRWIGLAASCLICVVWMSAYGLPESEGTAAFIITVAVLQAVAGYQIGKYVDNLQRLAYLDSLTGVLVNRRFFQRLEEEVERGRRHQYPVTLLFIDLDNFKLFNDTYGHLEGDRLLSNFARMLQQNVRIQDQVGRWGGEEFVVLLPHTETEQGAQVGERIQASVRKQFNGITVSMGVASFPLHAETATQLARKADTLMYEAKKQKDCMLVATK, from the coding sequence GTGATTTCACGCTGGATCGGTTTGGCGGCGTCCTGTCTGATTTGTGTGGTATGGATGTCAGCGTATGGATTGCCGGAAAGTGAAGGAACGGCTGCTTTCATTATAACTGTCGCCGTGCTTCAGGCAGTGGCAGGCTATCAGATCGGAAAATACGTGGACAACCTGCAAAGATTGGCCTATTTGGACTCACTCACAGGAGTCCTGGTCAATCGCCGCTTTTTTCAGCGTTTGGAGGAAGAGGTCGAACGGGGGCGCCGTCATCAGTATCCTGTCACGTTGCTGTTTATTGATCTGGACAACTTTAAGTTGTTTAACGACACATACGGTCATCTGGAAGGGGACAGGCTGCTCAGCAACTTTGCCAGAATGCTGCAGCAAAATGTCCGCATCCAGGACCAGGTGGGCCGATGGGGCGGCGAGGAATTCGTCGTCTTGCTGCCGCATACCGAGACCGAGCAGGGGGCGCAGGTGGGCGAGCGCATCCAGGCCAGCGTGAGGAAGCAGTTTAACGGCATTACGGTAAGCATGGGCGTAGCGTCTTTTCCCCTGCACGCCGAAACAGCGACCCAACTGGCACGAAAAGCCGATACGTTGATGTATGAAGCAAAAAAACAGAAGGACTGCATGCTGGTGGCCACCAAATAA
- a CDS encoding DUF47 domain-containing protein encodes MLKSKKHIFFDLFEQQIANVHKGTHLFYEMIGNYQDIEAKVKEIKSVEKEGDHIVRQIMNELNSTFITPLEREDIHQLAHTMDSMIDYIDGVADRMYLYQVRQPDPRVLAQANILVKCSAKLIELIRTLRKLDHQVVSKYAAEIKELEHESDSNYRKMVSDLLNAPDADPIEAIKLKEIYDKLEDCADFAEDVSNLVEGIVLKNA; translated from the coding sequence ATGTTAAAAAGCAAAAAGCATATCTTCTTTGACCTGTTTGAACAGCAAATCGCGAATGTCCACAAAGGAACCCATCTGTTCTATGAAATGATCGGGAATTACCAGGACATCGAAGCCAAGGTAAAGGAAATCAAGTCGGTCGAGAAGGAAGGCGACCATATCGTCCGCCAAATCATGAACGAATTGAACTCGACCTTCATCACTCCGCTGGAGCGGGAGGATATCCATCAGCTGGCACACACGATGGACTCCATGATCGACTACATCGACGGTGTCGCTGACCGGATGTATCTCTACCAGGTTCGTCAGCCCGATCCGCGCGTACTGGCCCAGGCCAATATCCTGGTCAAATGTTCCGCCAAATTAATCGAGCTGATTCGCACGCTGCGCAAGCTGGATCACCAGGTGGTGTCCAAGTATGCCGCAGAGATCAAGGAACTGGAGCATGAATCTGACTCTAACTACCGCAAGATGGTCTCCGATCTTCTGAACGCCCCAGACGCCGATCCGATTGAAGCGATCAAACTGAAGGAAATCTACGACAAGCTGGAGGACTGTGCTGACTTTGCAGAAGACGTATCCAACCTCGTAGAAGGGATTGTGCTAAAGAATGCCTGA
- a CDS encoding inorganic phosphate transporter yields the protein MPDFSPDFLILVLVVIMALSFDFINGFHDTANAIATSVSTRALSPRTAIIIASLLNLIGALTYTGVAKTIGGSIADPFKLENGLIIVLAALTSAILWNLITWWFGIPSSSSHALIGGIAGAVVGAAGIGSINMSGFLSIIQALIFSPLIAFVVGFTVIKIISSIVANMAYHPTNKGFRMLQVVAASWQSFSHGANDAQKTMGIITFALISGGFMTAENGDFSIPLWVKISAAVAMALGTSFGGWRIIKTMGGKIMKIKPISGFSADLSSALIITIFTTLKLPVSTTHVITSSILGVGASTKLNAVKWGLAGRILVTWVITLPATGLLAAACYVVFDVFL from the coding sequence ATGCCTGATTTTTCCCCGGATTTTCTCATTCTGGTCCTGGTCGTCATCATGGCGCTCAGCTTTGACTTCATCAACGGCTTCCACGATACGGCAAACGCCATCGCGACTTCCGTCTCGACTCGGGCGCTTAGTCCACGTACGGCTATTATCATCGCTTCCTTGCTGAACCTGATCGGAGCGCTGACGTATACGGGAGTAGCCAAAACGATCGGGGGCTCCATCGCGGATCCGTTCAAGCTGGAAAACGGCCTTATCATCGTGCTCGCGGCTTTGACATCCGCCATCCTGTGGAACCTGATCACCTGGTGGTTCGGTATCCCCAGCTCCTCCTCCCACGCGCTGATCGGCGGCATTGCCGGAGCGGTCGTCGGAGCGGCAGGGATCGGTTCGATCAACATGAGCGGCTTTTTAAGCATTATACAAGCCCTGATTTTTTCGCCGCTGATCGCATTTGTGGTCGGTTTTACGGTGATCAAGATCATCTCTTCGATTGTGGCCAACATGGCGTATCATCCCACGAACAAAGGCTTCCGCATGCTTCAGGTCGTCGCCGCATCCTGGCAATCGTTCAGCCACGGCGCCAACGATGCGCAAAAGACGATGGGGATCATTACGTTCGCGCTGATTTCCGGCGGATTTATGACGGCCGAAAACGGCGACTTTTCCATTCCGCTCTGGGTTAAAATTTCGGCGGCGGTGGCGATGGCTCTGGGTACTTCTTTCGGGGGCTGGCGCATCATCAAAACCATGGGCGGAAAAATCATGAAAATCAAGCCGATCAGCGGTTTTTCGGCGGACCTCTCTTCTGCTCTGATCATCACGATTTTCACGACGCTGAAATTGCCCGTCAGTACCACACACGTCATCACCTCCTCGATTCTCGGGGTGGGCGCGTCGACCAAGCTCAATGCGGTAAAATGGGGACTGGCCGGCCGTATTCTGGTGACCTGGGTCATTACGCTGCCCGCGACAGGACTCTTGGCGGCAGCCTGTTACGTCGTCTTCGATGTATTCCTCTAA
- the lgt gene encoding prolipoprotein diacylglyceryl transferase, whose translation MIDPVALSLGPINIHWYGIIMGFAFFLGTYLARYNAKRSGVDPDHVLNMVVFIIPAAIICARAYYVIFEWDQYKDNLLSVFYVWHGGLAIHGGLIGGVLAGTWYVRKHNLPFLVLGDALIPSVILGQAIGRWGNFINQEAHGGPAPEDFMMKFPAFIREQMYIGGEYYHPTFLYESMWNLLVFAILMAMLYRFKRFDGQVLFSYLVLYSLGRFFIEGMRTDSLLIGGTLRVAQLVSLTLIAAGIVLLLIYARKSKHSHHSQNSLE comes from the coding sequence TTGATTGATCCGGTCGCACTATCACTCGGCCCCATTAATATTCACTGGTACGGCATTATCATGGGGTTTGCGTTTTTTCTGGGAACCTATCTTGCCAGGTACAACGCCAAGCGTTCCGGCGTAGATCCCGATCACGTCCTGAATATGGTCGTATTCATCATCCCCGCTGCCATCATTTGTGCACGCGCGTATTACGTTATATTCGAGTGGGATCAATACAAGGACAATCTCCTCAGCGTTTTCTACGTGTGGCATGGCGGCCTCGCCATCCACGGGGGGCTGATCGGCGGCGTGCTGGCAGGTACCTGGTACGTTCGCAAGCATAATCTGCCGTTTCTGGTCCTCGGCGATGCGCTGATACCCAGTGTGATTCTGGGGCAAGCCATCGGCCGCTGGGGCAATTTTATCAATCAGGAAGCGCATGGCGGACCGGCTCCGGAAGATTTCATGATGAAGTTCCCTGCCTTCATCCGGGAGCAGATGTACATCGGAGGAGAGTATTACCATCCTACCTTCCTGTACGAATCGATGTGGAACCTGCTGGTGTTTGCCATCTTGATGGCGATGCTCTACCGGTTCAAGCGCTTTGACGGACAGGTGCTGTTCAGCTATCTGGTCCTATACTCGCTCGGCCGCTTCTTTATCGAAGGCATGCGGACTGACAGTCTCCTGATCGGCGGCACGCTGCGCGTGGCCCAGTTGGTCAGCCTGACTTTGATCGCTGCCGGAATCGTCCTGCTGCTGATTTATGCGCGAAAAAGCAAGCATTCTCACCATTCGCAAAACTCGCTCGAATAG
- the ligD gene encoding non-homologous end-joining DNA ligase, whose translation MPTETCDLVVTIEGKELTITNPTKPLWPEANVTKMDYIRYLLEVATPFLAYTQNRLLTVIRYPHGIHDKHFYQKNLPDYAPDWIATKQWENSLYPLCNDVATMVWMANQAALEWHVSFHLASDERPTELVFDLDPSTPDFPPVIETALLLKELLDDLQLPAVPKTSGATGLQIYIPIQPRYTFEQTRMVGQFMATYLAEKRPDLITLERLVKNRGTKLYIDYLQPWRGKTLTAPYSTRARREATVSTPLLWEELPHIHPTDFTVHTVPARLKQRGDLFAPVHDQRRRASLDPILSFLQRKR comes from the coding sequence TTGCCAACCGAAACTTGTGACCTTGTCGTGACCATCGAAGGCAAGGAACTTACCATTACCAATCCGACGAAGCCGCTCTGGCCGGAGGCAAACGTCACCAAGATGGACTACATCCGCTATTTGCTGGAAGTGGCAACGCCCTTTTTAGCCTATACCCAAAATCGGCTGCTCACGGTCATTCGCTATCCGCACGGAATCCACGACAAACATTTTTACCAAAAAAACCTTCCCGACTACGCCCCGGACTGGATCGCGACCAAGCAGTGGGAAAACTCCCTCTACCCGCTCTGCAATGATGTGGCTACGATGGTCTGGATGGCCAATCAAGCCGCCCTGGAATGGCATGTCTCTTTCCACCTGGCTTCCGATGAAAGGCCGACGGAGCTCGTCTTTGACTTGGATCCATCGACTCCCGACTTCCCCCCGGTGATTGAGACCGCCTTGCTCTTGAAAGAACTGCTGGACGATCTGCAGCTGCCGGCTGTCCCGAAAACGTCAGGGGCGACCGGCCTGCAGATCTACATCCCGATCCAGCCCCGCTATACATTTGAGCAAACACGCATGGTCGGTCAGTTTATGGCTACCTACCTGGCCGAGAAGCGCCCGGACCTGATCACCCTGGAGCGCCTGGTAAAAAATCGGGGGACCAAGCTGTATATCGATTACCTCCAGCCCTGGCGGGGGAAAACGCTGACCGCCCCCTACTCGACGCGAGCCCGGCGGGAGGCAACCGTCTCCACTCCCCTGCTCTGGGAGGAGCTGCCTCATATACATCCGACAGACTTCACCGTGCATACCGTCCCCGCCCGCTTGAAGCAGCGCGGCGATTTATTCGCCCCTGTGCATGATCAGAGGAGGCGCGCCTCTCTGGACCCGATCCTCTCTTTTTTGCAGCGAAAAAGATAG
- a CDS encoding spore germination protein, whose product MKVQRKSKKDEMLEIINEKSVSELESFSIRPSLRENVEIIKHLFQDCSDFVVREFQLKNSVHGCAIFVDGLIDTKQVNEALESLMIEKGGADDVQVIESEILPVSQITQVTNYKDLLMAVLSGDTGILIEGNSIALTLGIRGAEKRSVNEPEGESVVRGPREGFIENIRTNTSLLRRRLKTPRLKMKSVVVGKQTNTNIVVAFMDGIVDPEVRDEVLARIEKINIDAVLESGYIEEMIQDNTYSPFPQVQYSERPDTVAAALLEGRVAVFVDGTPMVLIVPTTFWMMMQANEDYYERFQMATLIRWLRYLFLVVSLLTPAGYVAVTTFHPEMLPTTLLLSIAAAREAIPFPAVVEALIMEISFEALREAGIRLPKTVGQAVSILGALVVGQAAVQAGIVSAPMVIVVSITGIASFTVPHFNASIALRMLRFPLMFAASFLGIYGILIGIVLIMGHMANLRSFGVPYLSPLAPMSVGDFKDVLIRTPWPHLKQRPGFMGTQDVKRMDTLSVDQSKKEH is encoded by the coding sequence ATGAAAGTACAGCGCAAGTCGAAGAAAGACGAGATGCTGGAGATAATCAATGAAAAGAGCGTAAGTGAATTGGAGTCTTTCTCGATTCGCCCCTCGCTCAGGGAAAATGTCGAGATTATCAAGCATTTGTTCCAGGATTGTTCGGACTTTGTGGTTCGGGAGTTTCAACTGAAGAACAGTGTTCACGGCTGCGCCATCTTCGTCGACGGCCTCATCGACACCAAGCAAGTGAATGAGGCCCTGGAATCACTGATGATTGAAAAAGGCGGAGCAGACGACGTCCAAGTCATCGAGAGCGAAATCCTGCCGGTCTCGCAAATTACGCAAGTGACGAATTACAAGGATTTGCTGATGGCGGTACTCTCCGGCGACACCGGGATTCTGATCGAAGGGAACAGCATTGCCCTCACCCTCGGCATTCGCGGAGCGGAGAAGCGCTCCGTCAACGAACCGGAAGGGGAATCAGTCGTTCGCGGACCGCGGGAAGGGTTCATTGAGAACATCAGGACCAACACGTCCCTCTTGCGCAGGAGATTGAAAACGCCCCGTCTGAAAATGAAGTCGGTCGTCGTCGGAAAACAGACCAATACCAACATCGTCGTGGCCTTCATGGATGGGATCGTCGATCCGGAGGTCCGCGATGAAGTCCTGGCCCGCATCGAGAAGATCAACATCGACGCCGTATTGGAGTCGGGTTATATCGAAGAAATGATTCAGGACAACACCTACTCGCCCTTTCCGCAGGTGCAGTATTCGGAGAGGCCGGACACCGTGGCCGCGGCGCTGCTGGAAGGGCGCGTCGCCGTTTTTGTGGATGGCACGCCGATGGTCCTGATTGTGCCGACGACGTTCTGGATGATGATGCAGGCAAACGAGGACTACTACGAAAGATTTCAGATGGCGACACTGATCCGTTGGCTGCGCTATCTGTTTTTGGTTGTCTCGCTGCTCACCCCAGCGGGTTATGTGGCGGTGACCACGTTTCATCCGGAGATGCTCCCGACCACGCTCTTGCTCAGTATCGCGGCAGCCAGGGAGGCGATCCCTTTCCCCGCCGTCGTGGAAGCGCTGATCATGGAGATCTCTTTCGAGGCGCTGCGGGAAGCCGGGATTCGCTTGCCCAAAACCGTAGGGCAGGCGGTCAGCATCCTCGGGGCCTTGGTAGTGGGCCAGGCTGCGGTTCAGGCGGGGATCGTTTCCGCTCCCATGGTCATCGTGGTCTCTATTACCGGCATCGCCTCCTTTACGGTACCGCACTTCAACGCTTCGATTGCGCTTCGGATGCTCCGCTTCCCGCTGATGTTCGCTGCATCCTTTTTAGGGATATACGGCATCTTGATCGGGATTGTGCTGATTATGGGGCATATGGCCAATCTGCGCTCTTTTGGCGTCCCGTACCTCTCGCCGCTCGCACCGATGTCGGTTGGCGATTTCAAGGACGTGCTGATTCGCACTCCCTGGCCGCATCTGAAACAGCGCCCGGGCTTCATGGGAACACAAGATGTCAAGAGGATGGACACGCTCTCGGTTGATCAGTCCAAAAAGGAACACTGA
- a CDS encoding Ger(x)C family spore germination protein has product MRKGYRPIISVVVLVMLSSLLLAGCWDRVEVNDRALVLAFAIDKEEDDRYRMTIQVPLVSSLGGPSGGGGGTSGDKSYYVDSATGRTLREASSVLQARMSRQLFFAHHRVIVIGEETARSGLRTILDIIARFPENRLTAYIVMAQGKGAELLEAQPQLERFSAEAMRELINMHGVAIKVKDLAQMLNTPGIDAHLPVMAAVESHPKGKTKEIQVVGSAVFVNDRPVHRIKREQANSLRWFQPAFQPFSITLPIEKNKNVSLDIHHGSADIKPIPKKDRMHYRINLQAKGTIIEDHSGIDWGDPGNIRMLETMLGRKLSKDIREMLSEVVNRQGSDPVGLGLALARKRPNLWKEKYRDRWSEHLKDVTFEINARVLIPSNGQTTENLTEEEKR; this is encoded by the coding sequence GTGAGAAAGGGATACCGGCCGATCATCTCTGTCGTGGTTCTGGTCATGCTGAGCTCGCTGCTACTCGCGGGCTGCTGGGATCGGGTCGAGGTCAACGACAGGGCCCTGGTCCTGGCCTTTGCCATCGATAAAGAAGAGGATGATCGCTACCGCATGACCATCCAGGTGCCGCTCGTCAGCAGCCTGGGCGGACCGTCCGGAGGGGGAGGGGGAACCAGCGGCGACAAGAGCTACTACGTGGACTCCGCGACGGGGAGAACATTGCGGGAAGCCAGCTCCGTTCTTCAAGCCCGGATGAGCCGACAGCTTTTCTTTGCGCATCATCGCGTGATCGTGATTGGCGAAGAAACCGCGAGATCAGGTTTGCGTACGATTCTCGATATCATCGCCCGCTTTCCGGAAAATCGGCTGACGGCCTACATCGTGATGGCCCAAGGCAAAGGGGCGGAGCTGTTGGAGGCACAGCCGCAGCTGGAGCGCTTTTCCGCGGAGGCGATGAGGGAGCTGATCAATATGCACGGGGTCGCGATCAAGGTAAAGGACCTGGCGCAGATGCTGAATACGCCGGGCATCGATGCCCATTTGCCGGTCATGGCGGCTGTCGAATCTCACCCCAAGGGAAAAACGAAGGAAATTCAGGTGGTCGGGTCCGCTGTTTTCGTCAACGACCGTCCTGTTCATCGGATAAAACGGGAGCAAGCCAATTCCTTGCGCTGGTTTCAGCCCGCCTTTCAACCATTCTCGATAACGCTTCCCATTGAGAAAAACAAAAACGTCAGCCTGGATATCCACCACGGCAGTGCGGACATCAAGCCGATTCCTAAAAAAGACCGCATGCATTACCGCATCAATTTGCAGGCAAAAGGAACGATCATCGAAGACCACAGCGGAATCGATTGGGGAGATCCGGGCAATATCCGCATGCTGGAGACCATGCTGGGAAGAAAGCTGTCCAAGGACATCCGCGAGATGCTCAGCGAAGTTGTCAACCGACAGGGCAGCGATCCCGTCGGACTGGGGCTGGCTCTCGCCAGGAAGCGGCCGAATCTGTGGAAGGAGAAATACCGAGATCGCTGGAGTGAACACCTGAAGGATGTCACCTTCGAAATCAATGCGCGTGTCTTGATCCCCAGCAACGGGCAGACGACTGAAAATCTGACCGAGGAGGAAAAAAGATGA